A genomic stretch from Shewanella woodyi ATCC 51908 includes:
- the gbpA gene encoding N-acetylglucosamine-binding protein GbpA, whose protein sequence is MRHQKSINQSISLSLVASAGLLMSSAALAHGYVKSPESRAYACNQGGNVNCGAVQWEPQSVEGPSGFPELGPVDGKLASAGQGAFAPLDEQSSTRWSRSDISAGWNEFSWQFTANHVTRNWRYYLTEQNWDPNKPLSRSSFDLTPFCVIEGDMVQPPKFVTHECNVPARASGYQVILALWEVGDTANSFYNVIDVNFNDGSTTPDTWSDVGNINPALDLKVGDSAMTRVFTAEGEQVSMQTSITIENTQQGLKNNWPHLLATAVNREQTKMKAGQKSAAGEIVPVYGKNEIFAKDGSGINRVEVGFDIAPEPGNSVEVSSLADSYEINEGKALVSFDITTNTDMQVSVQLSSHNGQASGFQSQQVNSTTASFEIDVIEPAAGHYHMLLKAEPTQGEVIVQNHDLFLTEAAAPGDADYVFPQGIADYQAGTTVFQPKNGKTYQCKPFPYSGYCIQWSETATGFEPGVGSDWGLAWIEL, encoded by the coding sequence ATGAGACATCAAAAATCGATTAATCAATCTATTAGCCTCTCTCTTGTTGCGAGTGCAGGTCTGTTAATGAGTTCTGCAGCCTTGGCTCATGGCTATGTAAAGAGCCCTGAGTCTAGAGCTTACGCTTGTAACCAAGGGGGAAATGTTAACTGCGGCGCGGTGCAGTGGGAGCCACAAAGTGTTGAGGGACCGTCGGGGTTTCCTGAGCTTGGGCCCGTTGACGGCAAGCTGGCCAGTGCCGGACAAGGGGCGTTTGCTCCGTTGGATGAGCAGAGTTCGACCCGATGGAGTCGATCGGACATTAGTGCTGGCTGGAATGAGTTTAGCTGGCAGTTTACCGCTAACCATGTGACCCGTAACTGGCGTTATTATCTGACTGAACAAAATTGGGATCCTAATAAACCACTGAGTCGCAGCAGTTTCGATCTGACTCCTTTTTGTGTGATTGAGGGAGATATGGTCCAGCCGCCTAAATTTGTCACCCATGAGTGTAACGTGCCGGCCAGAGCCAGTGGCTATCAGGTTATTCTGGCGCTGTGGGAGGTAGGCGATACCGCTAACAGCTTCTATAACGTTATTGATGTGAACTTTAATGATGGCAGCACCACGCCTGATACATGGAGTGATGTGGGCAATATTAACCCTGCGCTCGATCTTAAAGTGGGTGACAGCGCTATGACTCGGGTATTCACCGCTGAGGGGGAGCAGGTTTCAATGCAAACCAGCATCACCATAGAAAATACCCAGCAAGGGCTGAAAAATAACTGGCCCCATCTGTTAGCAACCGCGGTGAACCGCGAGCAAACTAAGATGAAGGCTGGTCAGAAAAGTGCTGCCGGTGAGATAGTCCCTGTCTATGGTAAGAATGAAATTTTTGCTAAAGACGGCAGTGGCATCAACCGAGTTGAAGTGGGCTTTGATATTGCGCCTGAACCAGGAAACAGCGTGGAGGTGAGCTCATTAGCAGATAGCTATGAGATAAATGAGGGGAAAGCCTTGGTGAGTTTCGATATCACCACCAATACCGATATGCAGGTTAGCGTGCAGCTTAGTAGCCATAATGGTCAGGCATCAGGTTTTCAGAGTCAGCAGGTAAACTCCACCACTGCATCATTTGAGATAGATGTGATTGAGCCTGCGGCGGGTCATTACCATATGTTGCTCAAGGCTGAGCCCACTCAAGGGGAGGTGATAGTGCAAAATCATGATCTTTTCCTGACTGAAGCGGCAGCTCCAGGTGATGCCGATTATGTGTTTCCTCAAGGCATTGCGGATTATCAGGCTGGCACCACAGTGTTTCAACCTAAAAATGGCAAGACTTACCAATGTAAGCCTTTCCCATACAGTGGCTACTGTATTCAATGGTCAGAAACTGCTACGGGTTTTGAGCCAGGTGTCGGCTCAGATTGGGGGCTAGCTTGGATTGAGCTTTAG
- a CDS encoding TMEM165/GDT1 family protein encodes MEALLASTLTVAIAEIGDKTQLLALILAARFSHLSGAKTAIILGIFLSTLANHFAAAWVGQWAISFISPELGRYLVAGSFFAIALWVLVPDKVDEEQSRFYKMGPFLATFILFFIAEMGDKTQVATVVLSAKYDALAMVVMGTTLGMMIANVPVVIAGHFSAERLPMTLIHRGCAVLFALLGVVTLLF; translated from the coding sequence GTGGAAGCTCTACTCGCATCAACCCTCACCGTTGCTATTGCCGAAATCGGCGATAAAACTCAACTTCTAGCACTTATTCTAGCGGCCAGATTCAGTCATTTAAGCGGTGCTAAAACGGCTATTATTCTCGGCATTTTTCTCTCAACCTTAGCCAACCATTTTGCCGCAGCTTGGGTAGGACAATGGGCGATTAGCTTTATCAGCCCAGAGCTTGGACGTTATTTAGTAGCAGGGTCATTCTTTGCCATCGCACTCTGGGTATTAGTTCCAGACAAGGTGGATGAGGAGCAGAGCCGTTTTTATAAGATGGGGCCCTTCCTTGCCACCTTTATTCTATTTTTTATCGCCGAGATGGGCGACAAAACTCAAGTGGCGACCGTGGTACTTTCAGCCAAATATGACGCACTTGCAATGGTCGTGATGGGGACAACATTAGGCATGATGATCGCCAATGTGCCTGTGGTGATAGCTGGTCATTTTAGCGCAGAAAGATTGCCGATGACCTTGATACACAGAGGCTGCGCCGTGCTGTTCGCCCTACTGGGTGTGGTAACTCTGCTGTTTTAA
- a CDS encoding aromatic amino acid transport family protein — protein sequence MLGSIAIVAGTAIGAGMLALPLATAALGIIPAILLLVVIWGVSAYTSLLMLEVNLRTGVGDNLHAITGKILGKRGQLIQGASFLSLLFALTAAYLTGGSSLLVLKAEAMFGIALDNQLAVVIFTLTLGLLAAFGVAWVDKVSRILFSLMIALLVITVGFLLPEISPSQMAIAAIEEGKVDLWMAAIPVVFTSFGFHVCIATLVRYLEGDALTLRKVLLIGSTLPLLCYVLWLLVTLGTVGGEQIHSFGGSLPALITSLQDIASQPWVSKCISLFADFALVTSFIGVTLSLYDFISELTRAKSTIMGRVQTWLITFVPPVLCALYIPEGFVAVLGFAAVPLVFIIIFLPIVMVLKQRKEVTEGYQVCGGKPALTLVGLLGAVIIAAQLMVAL from the coding sequence ATGCTTGGCTCAATTGCCATCGTCGCCGGAACTGCGATTGGCGCAGGAATGTTAGCACTGCCTCTGGCGACCGCTGCACTGGGGATCATCCCAGCTATTCTGCTATTGGTCGTTATCTGGGGAGTTTCAGCTTACACCTCTTTGTTGATGCTTGAGGTAAACCTACGTACTGGTGTAGGTGACAATCTCCATGCCATTACAGGTAAGATTTTAGGCAAGCGGGGACAGCTAATACAGGGTGCGTCCTTCTTAAGTTTGCTGTTTGCCCTTACGGCAGCCTATCTGACAGGTGGCTCCTCCTTGCTGGTATTAAAAGCTGAGGCGATGTTTGGCATTGCTTTGGATAATCAGCTTGCGGTGGTGATATTTACCCTGACTTTAGGCCTGCTAGCCGCATTCGGTGTAGCTTGGGTCGACAAGGTTTCTCGTATTCTGTTTTCACTGATGATCGCCTTGCTAGTGATCACTGTGGGTTTCCTCTTACCTGAAATTAGCCCTTCACAGATGGCGATTGCGGCAATTGAAGAGGGTAAGGTTGATCTTTGGATGGCAGCCATCCCTGTTGTTTTCACCTCTTTTGGTTTCCATGTGTGTATCGCAACCTTAGTGCGTTACTTAGAGGGTGATGCATTAACGCTGCGCAAAGTACTTTTGATTGGCTCAACGTTACCGCTGCTGTGTTATGTGCTCTGGTTGTTAGTGACGTTAGGAACAGTGGGGGGAGAGCAGATCCATAGCTTTGGTGGCTCACTGCCTGCACTTATTACATCGCTGCAGGATATCGCCTCACAACCTTGGGTAAGTAAGTGTATTTCGCTGTTTGCTGACTTTGCTTTAGTGACCTCCTTTATCGGTGTGACCTTAAGTTTGTACGATTTTATCAGTGAGCTGACACGAGCGAAGAGTACCATTATGGGCCGAGTTCAAACTTGGTTAATCACCTTCGTTCCACCTGTGTTATGTGCGCTTTATATTCCTGAAGGCTTTGTTGCAGTACTCGGTTTTGCGGCTGTGCCTTTGGTATTTATCATCATCTTCTTGCCGATTGTAATGGTCTTGAAACAGCGCAAAGAGGTGACTGAAGGTTATCAAGTCTGCGGCGGTAAGCCAGCGTTAACGCTAGTGGGCTTGTTAGGGGCGGTGATTATTGCAGCCCAACTGATGGTGGCGCTTTAA